A stretch of DNA from Gemmatimonadota bacterium:
GGTCCGGCGGGTCTCGTCGAAGCAAGACAGCACCTCCAAGGCCTCTGACGGCGACCTCCCGACCGACCCGGTGCTCCCGGCCGCTCCCGGCATCAACCGGTTCGTCTGGGATCTGCGGTATCCGACCATGCCCGCGGTTCCCGGCACGCACCTCGAGGCCAGCTACCAGGGACACAAGGCGTCACCCGGGTTGTACCGGTTCGCGCTCAAGCTGGGGATCCGGACGGCCGCGACCGAGGCGGCGATCCTTCCGAATCCGCTGTATCCCACCGATGCGGCCACCTACGCCGAGTACCACGGGTTCATGCGGGACATGGAGCGCGAACTGACGTTGATGCACCAGACGGTCAACCGGCTGCATGCGGTATGGGAACGCTTGGCCGTGGTCCTCGCGGCTCTTCCGGCAGGAGACCAAGCCGCCGCCGGCAAACGAGACGGGGAGGCGCTCCTCGCCAAGCTCAAGGCGTGGGATGAGGACATGATCCAGCGGCGGGCCAAGGTGTATGACGACGTGGAGAACTTTCCGCAGAAGTTCACCGCGCACTACATCTTCCTCATCAACCAGACCGAGAGCGACCTGCCCCGGGTCAATCAGCCATCGCGAGACCGCCGAGAAGAGCTTGACCGGCAATGGGCGGCCCTCAAGGCGCGGTCCGATGCCATGACCAACGAGGACATCCCCGCGCTCAACCGCAAGCTGTGGGAGGCCGGCATCGGGGCGATCGGGAAGCCGTGACCGACGCCCCGCCAGCCTTCAACCAGCCCGAGAGTGTTTCGACGGGCTCTTGAGCTAGAGACCCGACTCTCGCCGTGGCAGGGGAGCCAGCGGCCGATTCAGGTTCGCGCCTGGATGGACCTGGGCCGGCGCCCGCCGCGTCTTGCCGGGACGGTTCGCCGGGCGATACGGTTTCAAGGCAGCACAAACTGAACTTGGGTGGCGATCACACAGTTTGCTTATGCGGACGGCCTCACGCCTCACCTGACACAACGAACAAGCCCCGCCGGCGTAACCGCTGACGGGGCTTTCAGTTTCGGAAATGGGCCTGGGAAGAGTTGAACTTCCGACCTCACGCTTATCAGTATTGCCACTAAGACACTACTAATCCGACGAAAGGCCGATGTTTCCTACGAAATCCCGCCATTCTGCCGGGAAGCTGTTCTCCAATTGTGACCCATTGTCGCACACCAATGGACACCTAACGGACACCTTGGCCCCCCGCGCACCTCGTTCCCGGGGTCATTCTGCAGCCCTCGGGTTTCTTCGCCCTGCTCGAGGCCCAGCGGGCCGGCGCCCATCTTTTCGCCGCCGGTGAGTAGGCCGGCGTGGACGTCATCAAGGCCTCGATCCCGTTCTTCTTTGCCCTGATCGGGCTGGAACTGCTGATCGCGCGAGTGCGCCATCGGCCGCTGTACCGCCTCAACGATTCGATCAGCGATCTCTCCTGCGGCATTCTCAGCCAACTCGCCGGCATTTTCATTTCACTGGGAACGATCTTCGGGTTCGGATGGGTGTCCACCCATTGGTCACTGCAGCGGGTCCTCGACCTGCCGGGGTGGATCGACCGATCGCCGTTCGCGGGGGGCGGCCTGGACCTGGCGGCGCTGGCAAGCTGGTCGCTGGTGTTCGTCCTCGACGACTTTGCCTACTACTGGATGCATCGCGTTTCGCATGTGAGTCACCTGCTCTGGGCCGGCCACGTGGTGCACCACTCCAGCGAAGAGTTCAACCTCACCGTGGCGCTCCGGCAGAGCAGCCTGCACGGGTTCATGAGCTGGGTCTTCTACCTGCCGCTCGCGGTTCTGGGCGTTCCGGTCACAATGTGGGTGGTGTGTCACGCGCTGAGCCTGGTGTACCAATTCTGGATTCACACCCGGGCGATCCGGACCATGGGACCGATCGAGGTGGTGATGAACACTCCCTCCCACCACCGGGTGCACCATGGTGTGAACCCCGAGTATCAGGACAAGAACTACGCCGGGACCTTTATCGTGTGGGACCGGCTGTTCGGGACCTTCGAGCCGGAGCGGACCGAGCCGGTCTACGGCCTGACTAAACCTCTGGCGAGCTGGAATCCCCTCTGGGCCAACCTGCATGTGTTCCGGGATATCTGGCGGAGCTTCTCGGCGGCACGGGAATTCGTGAAGTACGAGCCGCCGGTTCCCCCTCCGCTCAAGACCTATGCCCTGGTGCAATTCGTGGGGGTGCTGGCCGGCTCTCTGTTGCTGCTCGATGCCGTGGGGCGGCTTCCATTGGCGCACATGCTGGCAGGGGTCTTCTACGTGGCGCTCTCTCTGGGCAACATCGGCGGCATTCTCGAGGGCCGCACCTGGGCGGGTCAGAGCGAAGTGGCGCGAATGATCGTGGCCGCTGTCGTGGCGATTGGTCTGGCAATGGCCGGAGCGCTGCCCATCGGGGCGGCTGGGATGCTGGCACTGGCCGCCGCGGGCTCGGCGTACTGGATGGTGCGGTTGCGGGTGTTGCTTACATCCAGCGATGTGCGGGCGGTGGTGGTGATGTAGCTGGTAACTGGTTCCTGGTCACTAGTAACTAGTGACTAGCAACCAGCAACCCTCACTTCGGCACCACAAACAGCGTCGCCTGCGTCCTCCCGCTCTGCGTCACCGCCTTCAAGTACAGCAGCCCCGTCCCGACGTCATAGAAGTACTTGTTTCCCGTGCTGGCGTCCAGTTGCGCCAGCGTGGCCGCCGCGACAAGCGGCGCACCGTTGTTGGAATCCCGGATCACGGTGAAGGGGATGTTGGGATAGGGCGCGATGATCCGCATCCAGTCGCCCGGGAGGCTCCGCCGCATGGAGAACTGGGGCCGGT
This window harbors:
- a CDS encoding sterol desaturase family protein; translation: MDVIKASIPFFFALIGLELLIARVRHRPLYRLNDSISDLSCGILSQLAGIFISLGTIFGFGWVSTHWSLQRVLDLPGWIDRSPFAGGGLDLAALASWSLVFVLDDFAYYWMHRVSHVSHLLWAGHVVHHSSEEFNLTVALRQSSLHGFMSWVFYLPLAVLGVPVTMWVVCHALSLVYQFWIHTRAIRTMGPIEVVMNTPSHHRVHHGVNPEYQDKNYAGTFIVWDRLFGTFEPERTEPVYGLTKPLASWNPLWANLHVFRDIWRSFSAAREFVKYEPPVPPPLKTYALVQFVGVLAGSLLLLDAVGRLPLAHMLAGVFYVALSLGNIGGILEGRTWAGQSEVARMIVAAVVAIGLAMAGALPIGAAGMLALAAAGSAYWMVRLRVLLTSSDVRAVVVM